In Triticum aestivum cultivar Chinese Spring chromosome 5B, IWGSC CS RefSeq v2.1, whole genome shotgun sequence, the following proteins share a genomic window:
- the LOC123111698 gene encoding uncharacterized protein, translating to MSPRPPGGSLNRKNCPNEPTSIPNPANFCHPQFPQHMQLSQPPYAMNIPFHQYPQQHLYPPNVQYVVVQPQYAPYSLPPRMPPPPPALVMPSTSASDSGTPRMETRQEEQDIDIVNDETAEPDRTAKRLHWTEEEDIRLIRIWLNCPKIKKYDVYWADVIAAYNSNTPKDRRREPAHLRCHWHKMIPKIARFDDCWCQVKAKYPSGLSDNMQLMDKTWVMFNAEARAMYLEEVKRRFAYNHCWKVVWDQPKWKSYILSLSSRKAKLSESGDYTSSSEDTEDDPEKETSEEGSVTAKEKYEGKGEVEKDIQCSLDLQNMLKTNPGEMTGVQLLHADQNLEPSSIEPPERKDNEALISEKQPELLVTAASWYNEFLPGSEVLAGNSKSSELQHGGVSREDEPEKGTLKQGYKALDHDRATAMENLPEKDGTQVFKKPDHGIAVRENVPESKTGAQSCKVTKLKRKRNGKALPCSSEVQEDIKRAVDLQTMLMKDREKMSEVQLRLSKEKLELAKLKQQEAKDKKETTLYEKYSELLMADTSRFSDFQKAEYEKAVKRMGETLFGRDDS from the exons ATGAGTCCACGCCCACCTGGAGGTTCATTAAATCGTAAGAATTGTCCAAATGAGCCAACATCAATACCCAATCCTGCGAATTTTTGCCACCCGCAGTTTCCTCAGCATATGCAACTTTCACAACCACCGTATGCCATGAATATCCCTTTCCACCAATACCCACAGCAACACCTATACCCACCGAATGTCCAGTACGTTGTTGTGCAACCACAATATGCTCCATACTCTTTACCACCACGGATGCCGCCTCCACCACCTGCTCTAGTTATGCCGTCCACGTCAGCGTCTGATTCAGGCACCCCACGTATGGAAACTCGTCAAGAAGAACAAGACATAGATATAGTCAATGATGAGACTGCTGAACCTGACCGGACTGCTAAGCGATTACACTGGACGGAAGAGGAGGACATAAGGCTG ATACGTATTTGGCTGAATTGCCCGAAGATCAAGAAGTATGACGTGTACTGGGCGGATGTTATAGCAGCATACAACAGCAACACCCCTAAAGATAGGAGAAGGGAACCAGCACATTTGAGGTGTCATTGGCATAAGATGATCCCAAAGATTGCCCGCTTCGATGACTGCTGGTGCCAGGTCAAGGCAAAATATCCTAGTGGCCTGTCTGACAATATGCAGCTGATGGACAAAACATGGGTGATGTTCAATGCGGAAGCACGGGCGATGTATCTTGAGGAAGTAAAACGTCGTTTTGCTTATAACCACTGCTGGAAAGTTGTCTGGGACCAACCCAAATGGAAATCCTACATCTTGTCTTTGTCCTCCAGAAAAGCTAAGCTGTCTGAGTCTGGGGACTACACGTCATCCTCTGAAGATACTGAGGATGACCCTGAAAAAGAGACAAGCGAAGAAGGTAGCGTCACTGCGAAGGAGAAATATGAAGGTAAAGGTGAGGTGGAAAAAGATATTCAATGCTCACTGGATCTTCAGAACATGCTAAAGACTAATCCAGGGGAGATGACAGGGGTACAACTGCTGCACGCAGATCAAAATCTTGAACCTTCCAGCATAGAGCCGCCAGAAAGAAAGGACAATGAAGCATTAATATCAGAGAAGCAACCAGAATTGTTGGTGACTGCTGCTTCGTGGTACAATGAGTTTCTGCCTGGGAGTGAGGTGTTGGCTGGTAATTCGAAGTCCAGCGAGTTGCAACATGGGGGAGTATCGAGAGAAGATGAGCCTGAAAAAGGAACACTTAAACAGGGTTACAAGGCACTAGACCATGATAGAGCAACAGCCATGGAAAACCTTCCTGAAAAGGACGGTACACAAGTCTTCAAGAAGCCAGATCATGGGATAGCAGTGAGGGAAAATGTTCCTGAAAGCAAAACAGGTGCGCAAAGTTGCAAGGTGACAAAGCTCAAACGAAAACGCAATGGCAAGGCGTTGCCTTGTTCGTCTGAGGTGCAGGAGGACATCAAACGTGCAGTGGATCTTCAGACCATGCTTATGAAGGATCGGGAGAAGATGTCAGAGGTGCAGCTCCGTCTCTCGAAAGAGAAGCTTGAGTTGGCCAAACTGAAGCAACAGGAAGCAAAGGACAAGAAGGAAACAACGCTTTATGAGAAGTATTCAGAGCTGTTGATGGCTGACACCTCCAGGTTCAGCGACTTTCAAAAGGCAGAGTATGAGAAGGCGGTGAAGCGCATGGGCGAGACATTATTTGGTAGAGATGATAGCTAG